The Primulina huaijiensis isolate GDHJ02 chromosome 12, ASM1229523v2, whole genome shotgun sequence genome has a window encoding:
- the LOC140990525 gene encoding large ribosomal subunit protein eL36y-like, whose amino-acid sequence MAPKQPNSGLFVGLKRGHVVTPKELAPRPSDRKGKTSKRVHFARSLIREVAGFAPYEKRITELLKVGKDKRALKVAKRKLGTHKRAKRKREEMASALRKMRAAGGGDKKK is encoded by the exons ATGGCTCCAAAGCAGCCAAACAGCGGCCTATTTGTGGGGCTGAAGAGAGGACATGTTGTCACGCCCAAGGAATTAGCTCCACGCCCATCTGATAGGAAAGGC AAAACAAGCAAGAGAGTGCATTTTGCAAGGAGCCTCATCAGGGAAGTTGCTGGGTTTGCACCTTATGAGAAGAGGATCACTGAACTTCTTAAAGTTGGAAAGGACAAGCGTGCTTTGAAGGTTGCAAAGCGAAAATTGGGTACTCACAAGAGGGCAAAAAGGAAGAGAGAGGAGATGGCTAGCGCACTCAGGAAGATGAG GGCTGCTGGAGGTGGTGACAAGAAGAAGTGA
- the LOC140990001 gene encoding probable prolyl 4-hydroxylase 12 gives MATRLPILLVLLVATSFGRSSSQTGLRELRSLEINQQKGVQMNLSMHPKSIDPSQVIQLLRQPRFFLYKSFLSDDECDYLISGGESTSNVDKIKVNLDVSSNSNDEIVSRVEEMISAWTFLPKENSKSLQILHFGPEDSKQSYNYFDVKSSEKFGNLLFATVILYLSNVDHGGQIIFPESEYKMWSDCVKSKNILKPSRGDAILFFNRHLNTTLDRSSFHARCPVLSGEMWCATKLFYFKGITLEKDTLQSDDADCSDEDENCPRWAAAGECERNSVFMTGSPDYYGTCRKSCNAC, from the exons ATGGCGACCCGCTTACCAATTCTCCTCGTACTTTTGGTGGCAACTTCTTTTGGTAGATCTTCCTCTCAAAC CGGTCTAAGAGAATTGAGATCCTTGGAGATTAACCAACAGAAAGGAGTTCAAATGAATCTTTCAATGCATCCAAAAAGTATCGACCCATCACAAGTCATTCAACTCTTACGGCAACCAAG GTTTTTCCTCTATAAAAGCTTTCTATCCGATGACGAGTGTGATTACCTTATTTCTGGG GGTGAATCAACATCGAATGTTGACAAGATTAAGGTCAATTTGGATGTTTCGTCAAACTCAAAT GATGAAATTGTTTCAAGAGTTGAGGAAATGATCTCTGCTTGGACTTTCCTTCCTAAAG AGAACAGCAAATCTTTGCAGATTCTGCACTTTGGGCCTGAAGACTCAAAACAAagttataattattttgatgttaaatcTTCAGAGAAATTTGGGAATCTTTTATTTGCCACAGTTATATTGTATCTCTCAAATGTCGATCACGGAGGTCAGATAATTTTCCCTGAATCAGAG TACAAAATGTGGTCTGACTGTGTAaagagtaaaaatattttaaaacctaGCAGAGGGGACGCCATCTTATTCTTCAATCGACATCTCAACACCACCCTTGATCGGAGTAGTTTCCATGCCAGATGTCCTGTCCTTAGTGGTGAAATGTGGTGTgccacaaaattattttattttaaaggcaTAACCCTTGAAAAGGATACGTTGCAATCTGACGATGCTGATTGCTCCGATGAAGATGAAAATTGTCCTCGGTGGGCTGCTGCAGGAGAGTGTGAAAGGAATTCGGTTTTCATGACCGGATCTCCTGATTACTATGGTACATGTAGGAAGAGCTGCAATGCATGCTGA